From the genome of Alosa alosa isolate M-15738 ecotype Scorff River chromosome 18, AALO_Geno_1.1, whole genome shotgun sequence, one region includes:
- the LOC125311602 gene encoding phenazine biosynthesis-like domain-containing protein 1: MRLDSGLAMDIPIFVMDAFTNIPFKGNPAAVCLLQKALPEEFYQKIATEMNLSETAFVICQNAADSFSTASRFNLRWFTPTNEVKLCGHATLASAATLFFHKKNTNQQVVFDTLSGELCNRMRGDSIVMDFPLYTTISQDPHEIADLIKVVVGDLPLGDVRYSEDTKKLLLRLADTCDTSALTSLRPDPEKMVTSEHTGKVKGVIVTMRGAPESQPGYDFFSRYFAPWNGIPEDPVTGSAHSVLAKYWSEKLGKQRLLAYQSSMRGGELELEIKGQRLDIAGRGVFVLQGTIAI, translated from the exons ATGAGGTTAGACAGTGGATTAGCAATGGATATACCCATTTTTGTTATGGATGCATTTACCAATATTCCTTTCAAGGGTAATCCAGCAGCTGTGTGTTTGCTGCAAAAA GCATTGCCAGAGGAGTTTTACCAAAAAATTGCAACCGAGATGAACTTGTCTGAAACAGCCTTTGTCATTTGTCAAAATGCAGCTGATAGTTTCAGCACAG CATCCCGTTTTAATTTACGTTGGTTCACCCCCACTAATGAAGTGAAACTATGTGGACATGCCACACTTGCTTCAGCAGCTACTCTATTTTTCCACAAAA AAAATACCAACCAGCAGGTTGTGTTTGATACTCTGAGTGGTGAGCTGTGCAACCGCATGCGTGGGGACAGCATTGTGATGGACTTCCCCCTATACACAACCATTTCCCAG GATCCACATGAGATTGCAGACTTAATTAAA GTTGTTGTGGGAGACTTGCCCTTAGGAGATGTACGATACAGTGAGGACACAAAAAAATTGTTGTTGCGTCTTGCCGACACGTGTGACAC GTCAGCACTGACATCGCTGAGGCCAGACCCAGAGAAGATGGTGACGAGTGAGCACACTGGCAAGGTAAAGGGTGTGATTGTCACTATGAGGGGCGCCCCTGAATCCCAGCCAGGATACGACTTCTTCTCCAGGTATTTCGCACCCTGGAATGGGATTCCTGAGGATCCAGTCACTG GATCAGCACACTCTGTCCTTGCGAAATATTGGTCAGAGAAACTGGGGAAGCAGAGATTGTTAG CCTACCAGAGCTCCATGCGTGGAggagagctggagctggagatcAAGGGCCAGAGGCTGGACATTGCAGGACGCGGTGTGTTTGTCCTTCAGGGAACAATAGCCATCTAG